The DNA region AGAGAGATCAAGGGCAAGGAACAGGATCTATTTCAGCATCTCAAGTTAAGGATTTATGCACTTTTTCTATTGTAGGTCATTCAGAAAGAAGAATTCAATTTAATGAAACTGATGAAATTATATTTCAAAAAATCAAGATATTACAAAAAAATGATATTATTCCTATTCTTTGTATTGGTGAAGATTTGAATATAAGAGAAAAAGGATTTCTAGAGGTGGAAAAATTTCTTTCTAATCAAATAAAAAAATCCATTAGTAAGCAAATTAATACCAATAACCTCCTAATAGCCTACGAGCCTATTTGGGCTATTGGTACAGGCAAATCAGCATCAATATCAGATATAAATGATGTCATTGATGTAATAGAAAAAAACCTAAAAGATATTTCTGATAATAAAGTCCCTATTCTTTATGGTGGTAGTGTAAATGAACAAAATTCCAATCTATTTAGAGAGAATGAAAAAATTAGTGGAATACTGATTGGTAGTGCTAGTTTAGATTATAAGATTTTATCTAGAATAATTAATAATAAATAAATGTCAAAAAAAAAAATTATTTCTATTGTTGGGCCAACTGCTTCAGGAAAATCTGATTTAGCATTCAAAATTGCTGAAAAATATAATTTATCAATAGTTAATTCTGATTCTAAGCTTTTGTATAGAGATTTTAATATAGGTACTGCAAAACCATCTGAGAACCAAATGAAGAAAGTTAAACATTATATGATTGATTTATTAAATCATAATGAAGGAAGCAATCTAGTATGGTTTTTAGAAAATTCAAGAAAAATAATAAATGACTTAGAATCAATACCAATTTTAGTAGGTGGGACTGGCCAATATACTTGGGGAATTATAGAAGGTTGGGATCCGCCGAAAATAAAACCTAACTCTAGGTTAAGAAATAAACTTGAAAAAGAAATTTCAGAGTTTGGAATAAATCAGGTAATACAAAAATATTCTACAAAATATCCATTAAAAGATAATAAAGATTTACAAAACCCTAGAAGATTAGTGAGGATTATAGAAAGATATGACTCAGGATACAATGATTCAAGTAAAAGAAGGTTAAAGAATCATAACCTAAAAAGCCTAATAATAGGTATAAATATTGATAGAAAAACAAATGACCAATTGATCAAATTAAGAATTCAGAAAATGATTGAATCAGGGTGGATAGATGAAGTAAAACAATTATTAGAGAATGGAGTTAAAAAAAATTCTCCTGCAATGTCTTCAATTGGCTACAGAGAAGTAATTTCTTATTTAGACCAAGAACTTGATAAAAATCAAATGATTAAAAAAATATTTTCTTCAACTAGAAAGTTGATGCGTCATCAAGATAACTGGTTTAAAAAGAGTGATAAAAGAATTAAATGGGTAGATTTTGATAATTCATTCGAACAAGCCGATAATATAATATCTTTGTGGTTATCAAAAAATTAGGAGTTTTATATGATACCTTTTGTTAAACTTCAAGGTGCTGGAAATGATTACATTGCACTAGATGGAAGGAATCAAAATTATGATTGGAATCAATTATCTGTAGATATGAGTAAACCTGCTTTCGGGATAGGATCTGATGGAATAGTTGTTGTTTTTGATAGTGATTCAGCTGATATTAGAATGAGGATCTATAATCCTGATGGTTCAGAAGCTGAAATAAGTGGAAATGGTATAAGATTATTTACAAAATTTGTTATTGATTCAAAAATAATTAATCCCGAAAAAAAAATCTTAAAAATTGAAACAGGAGATGGAATTAAAACTGTATATCCAAAATTAGAAAATGATAAGGTGATTTCCTCCAGAGTTGAGATGGGTATTCCTAATTTTATACCAAGTAAAATCCCAATTAATGTACCAAAATTAAATGATGATGATGCCCCTAAATTTTCTGTATCAATTCTCGATAGGGAACTAGACTTTACTTGCCTGTCTGTAGGTAATCCTCATGCAGTAATAATAATTGATGAAAAAGTAGAAGAATTTCCATTGGTAGAGATAGGTACTATCGTAGAAAAGCATGAATATTTTCCTAATAGGATAAATTTTGAAGTAGTAAATATTATTTCTAGGAATAAAATTAGAGCTAGAATTTTTGAAAGAGGAGCAGGCGAGACTCTATCTTCTGGTACAGGGAGCACTGCATCTGCTAGTGCTGCTAGATACAATGGATTAGTTGATGATGATGTTGAAGTGATATTAGATGGAGGAAATCTAAATATTTCTTGGGATGGTAATGATATGGCAATGTTAGAAGGGCCAAGTGAAGAAGTTTTTTCTGGAATTTGGCCACATTAATTAAGGAGTTTTTTATGAAGTTAGCTAAGAGAGTACAAGAATTACCACCATATCTATTTGTTGGTATTTCTAAGGCAATTGCAAAGAAAAAAGAAGAAGGAATAGAAGTTATTTCATTTGGAATAGGTGATCCAGATATACCAACGCCAAATAATGTTTTGAATAGACTTAAGTCTGCTTCGGATAATCCTGTTCATCATCGATATCCTGAATCAGAAGGGTTACCTGAATTTCGACAAGCTGTTTCTAATTTTTATAAAGAAAGATTTGGTGTAAATTTAGATCATCAAACCGAAGTTATTAATTTAATTGGAGCTAAAGAAGGAATAGCACATGCACCATTATGTTTTATTGATCCAGGAGATAAAGCTCTAGTTCCTAACCCGGCTTATCCTGTTTATGAAATTGGAACTATGTTTGCAGGAGGTGAATCAGTATTTGTAGATCTATTAGAAAAGAATGATTTCCTAATTGATTTTTCTTCAATAGACACAAAAACTGCTAGAGAAGCAAAAATGTTATGGATTAATTATCCTAATAATCCTACAGGAGCAATTGCTAACATTGATTTTTTTAGGGAAGCTGTAGAGTTTTGTAAGGAATTTGATATAGCTCTTATGCATGATGCTTGTTATACAGAAGTGACTTATGATGGATATGTTGCTCCAAGTATACTTGAGGTGCCTGGAGCTATGGATATTTCAATTGAATTTCATTCTTTATCTAAAACAGCAAATATGACTGGATGGAGAGTCGGTAGTGCTGTAGGAAATCCTGATCTTATAAATGCCCTAATGAGAGTAAAATCAAATATTGATTCAGGATTGTCTCAAGCAATACAAGAAATGGGAATTGAAGCCCTTTCTTTATCCAAAGATTGGATTAAGGGAAATAATGATATTTATAAAAAAAGAAGAGATAAAGTAGTTTCAACTTTGAAGGAAATAGGTCTTGATGCCGTTGCTCCTAAGGCCACTTTATATATTTGGACAAGAGTTCCTGATGGTTATACTTCAGCATCATTTACAGAAAGATTATTAGAAGACGTAAATGTTGTAGTGACTCCAGGCAATGGATATGGAACAGCAGGAGAAGGGTTTATAAGACTTTCATTGACTATTCCTGATGATCAAATTGATGAAGGATTGAAAAGACTATCTCAATTTACTTTGAATTAATTTGAAAAATTATAAAACAGAAATTCATAAAGAAAAAGCTTTGCTGATTGCAGCTGATCAGAAGAAAAAATGCTCAAAAAGAAAAATTCTTGAATCTTTGTCTGAATTAAGAAACTTAAGTATTTCTGCGGGAGCTGAACCTATTCTAGAAATTTTTCAATTATTAGATAAACCTCTTAATACCTATGTTGGTTCAGGTAAAATAATTGAAATAAAAAGTCTTATTAAAAAAATGCATATAGATGTTTGTATTTTTGATGATGAACTAAATCCAAGTACTCAAAGAGATCTTGAAAAAAAACTGAATGTTAAGGTTATAGATAGAACTGCATTGATCTTAGATATTTTTTCTAAAAGAGCTCAAAGTCATGAAGGTAAACTTCAAGTGGAATTAGCTCAATCAGAATATCTTCTACCAAGATTGGCAGGTCAATGGTCTCATTTGGAGAGGCTAGGTGGAGGTATTGGTACAAGAGGTCCTGGAGAAACTCAAATAGAGACAGATAGACGTTTAATCAGAGGAAGAATAAAACGTGTAAAGGCTGGGATGAAGAAAGTAGAAAATACTAGAACTTCTCAAAGAAGTAAAAGAATGACTAACAATATTATTAACTATTCTTTAGTTGGGTATACAAACTCAGGAAAAAGTTTACTCTTCAATAGATTAGTTAAGTCCAATATTCTCTCAAAAAATCAACTATTTTCCACTTTGGATACTACAACTAGAAAATTTTTTTTACAACATAATATTTCTTCTACTATTTCAGATACAGTAGGTTTCATTAATAAACTTCCAACAATATTGGTAGAATCCTTCAAATCTACATTAGAAGAAGCAGTGAATGCAGATATTTTGCTTCATGTTGTTGATTTTGCAGCAGATGATTATCTTGAGAAAATTAAGACTGTGGATCTAATTTTAGAAGATTTAGGATTGTCAGAAGTACCTAAATTATTGATTAAAAATAAAATTGATCTTATTGATAATATTAATGAGATAATTGATTTAGATTCTAGCTATCTTGCACAAATATCAACATCAGCAAAAAATGGAATTGGCTTCGAAGAGCTCAGAGAAGCCTTGATTACCTCAGCATCAATAATAAAAAATGAAAATAACTATATATACATATAAAAGGGAATTATAAACCCAATAAATTCTATTGCGCACTATAATAGTTATGTAAAAAATATACTTAGAATTTAGATTATCATTCTCCTGTAGTTGGATCGCTGATGCCTTTAATTTCTTCTATTTTATCCGCAGGAGCTCCTAATCTATTAGCATGCTCGAGAACAAGGCTCGGGTTATCAGCAATATAAACACAGTAGACTTTATCTTGGGTCGTATAGCTATGTTGCCAATGAATATTTTTCCCTTCATCATTCATTTCTTTTAAGACTTTGTTAGAATTTACTGCTCCAGTATTACCTTTCCTGTCTGCAGCACCTTCAATATTTCTTTCAATAATATATTTTGGCATTTTAATTAACCTTTCTTATTTCTTTTAGTCTATTATTACTTAAGATTTTTAATATTTCTTTTTTTTATCCTCAATTTCAATATTTTTATGTTTATATAAACACTATCTTTTTATATATTTTTAGTATCTTGTGCATAGTGACTTTGAGCGAAATCTACTTTCAATTTGTTAATTATTTGAAAATTTTTATCTATACTTAAAAATGTACAGATAAAAATTTAAGATGAATAATCAATTTATTAATACTAGAAATATTTTTATTATGGCTACAATTGCCATAATATCTTTTGCTTTGGGTTTTTTTGTTAATAACTATACATCAGAAGGTAATCTAATTGCAGATGATAATAAAGAAATAGTTTTTGAAGAGAAATCTCGACCTAATTCTGTGCCTGAAAATATCAAAGCCTTTTGGGAAGCATATGATTTTATTAATGATTCTTATTACGACAGATCAAGAATTGATGATAATAAAATTACTGATGAAACAGTAAAGACCTTAATCAAAACACTAGATGATAAACATTCAACATATATTTCTCCAGAAAAATGGGAAATAGCTAGTTCAGACTTATCTGGATCATATCAAGGTATAGGTGCATATGTTGATATGGCAAATGATCAATCTTCAGTTGTAATAGTGGCCCCTATTTCTGGTGGTCCAGCTGAAGCTGTAGGAATAAAGGGTGGAGATAAAATATTAAAAGTTGATGGAGTAAGTATTATTGGAATGACTCTTACTGAAGCAATAAACTTAATAAGAGGACCCGAAGGAACTTCAGTATTATTAACGATTGAAAGACTCAATGAATTTGAACCAATTGAGATTAAAGTAACAAGAGCAAAAATAGAACAACCAAGTGTAAATTCAGATCCAGTTTCTGAAACTAATTACATCAAGATAAGAATCAATCAATATACCGATTCAACCCCCCAAGAATTATCAGAAGCTTTTAGTGAGGCAATTGAGATTGAAAATGCATCAGGAATTATTTTAGATCTAAGAAATAATCCCGGAGGACTTTTAGGATCTGCTGTGGATTCAACAAGTTTATTTCTTGATTCTGGGGTTGTCACATTTGAAATAGATGCAAAAGGAAAAAAGACTTTATGGAATGTTAATGGAGAAGTTGGTAAATACTCTAAAATTCCTATGGTTACCCTTGTAAATGGAAACTCTGCTAGTGGATCAGAAGTAATGGCTGGCGCATTACAAGACTATGGAAGAAGTGTAGTTATTGGGGAAAAGACATATGGAAAAGGCAGTGTAAGTTTAGTTAGAGCTTTATCTAATGGTGGAGGCATGTTCCTAACTAATGCTCATTGGTTTACTCCTAATGGCCGAGCTATACATGATATTGGGCTTGAGCCAGATGTAGTTGTTGAATTACCAGATGCATCATCCAAGGCATCAGATTTTTATGATACTCAAATAGAAGCAGCTATAACTCAGTTAGATTTCGAAACAAAAAATTAATGTCATGTCATTAGCTAAAAATAGAAAAGCATATTATGATTATGAAATTTTAGATAAATTTGAAGCTGGATTAGTCTTAAATGGACCTGAAATTAAATCAATCAGAAATAGTAATGTATCTATATCTGAGTCTAGGGTGATTATAAATAAAGGAGAGGCTTGGCTAATTGGATGTCATGTAGCTGAGTACAAATTTGACTCTTCTTCAAATCAATATGATCCCATAAGAGATAGGAAACTTTTACTTCATAAAAACCAGATTGATAAACTTGGTGGAGCCAAAACTCAAAAAGGCTTAACTATAATTCCTCTGTCTATTTATTTAAAAAGAAATCTAGTTAAGATTGAAATAGCATTAGCTAGAGGTAAAAAGAAGTATGATAAAAGAGCATCTATAAAAGAGAAAGATTCTAATAGAACAATCTCTAGAATTTTGAAAAATAAGAATTCTTAAGTAAACTTAAATTAGTTATATGGGGACGAGTGGGTTCGACAGGGAATGGATCTTTGAGTCGCAGGTCGTGTTGTCATACCACGTACGAAATGGCAAAATAATGATTGGCGATCAAGAATACGCTCTCGCTGCTTAATATAAAGTAGTGACGTTCTATAGTATCTTTGCTTAGGGTGATATATTAGAACGACGAATTACCTGAGCTGAGTAAAGTCATTGCTAGAGTGATTTTGCAAAAATTTTTCTGGCTAAGCAATAATAGTTGGTTTGTCGATAGCGCCTTTATTGACGAAAATTGTATTATCGGCTAAGCCTGTAGAAGCTCAAGGAATAAATTTCTTGGACGGGGGGTTCAACTCCTCCCCGTCTCCACCAAAAACTTTTTAGTCGCATTCTCCACAGACAATATAAATTTCAAGGTTGTGAGACAAGATATTACCATTTATGTTTTTCTCATATAGCCTTAGATCTTTTTCAAAACCACTCAAATTAATTTCTTCTATCTTATTACATTCCTTACAAACAGTATGATGATGATGATCTGA from Dehalococcoidia bacterium includes:
- the tpiA gene encoding triose-phosphate isomerase, which translates into the protein MSKFFVVANLKMNKSFNESVIYLESLIQNVTNYDDEIILCPSNISLEYFSKNIGKFKLGIQDVDQRDQGQGTGSISASQVKDLCTFSIVGHSERRIQFNETDEIIFQKIKILQKNDIIPILCIGEDLNIREKGFLEVEKFLSNQIKKSISKQINTNNLLIAYEPIWAIGTGKSASISDINDVIDVIEKNLKDISDNKVPILYGGSVNEQNSNLFRENEKISGILIGSASLDYKILSRIINNK
- the miaA gene encoding tRNA (adenosine(37)-N6)-dimethylallyltransferase MiaA, with the translated sequence MSKKKIISIVGPTASGKSDLAFKIAEKYNLSIVNSDSKLLYRDFNIGTAKPSENQMKKVKHYMIDLLNHNEGSNLVWFLENSRKIINDLESIPILVGGTGQYTWGIIEGWDPPKIKPNSRLRNKLEKEISEFGINQVIQKYSTKYPLKDNKDLQNPRRLVRIIERYDSGYNDSSKRRLKNHNLKSLIIGINIDRKTNDQLIKLRIQKMIESGWIDEVKQLLENGVKKNSPAMSSIGYREVISYLDQELDKNQMIKKIFSSTRKLMRHQDNWFKKSDKRIKWVDFDNSFEQADNIISLWLSKN
- the dapF gene encoding diaminopimelate epimerase; translated protein: MIPFVKLQGAGNDYIALDGRNQNYDWNQLSVDMSKPAFGIGSDGIVVVFDSDSADIRMRIYNPDGSEAEISGNGIRLFTKFVIDSKIINPEKKILKIETGDGIKTVYPKLENDKVISSRVEMGIPNFIPSKIPINVPKLNDDDAPKFSVSILDRELDFTCLSVGNPHAVIIIDEKVEEFPLVEIGTIVEKHEYFPNRINFEVVNIISRNKIRARIFERGAGETLSSGTGSTASASAARYNGLVDDDVEVILDGGNLNISWDGNDMAMLEGPSEEVFSGIWPH
- a CDS encoding LL-diaminopimelate aminotransferase — its product is MKLAKRVQELPPYLFVGISKAIAKKKEEGIEVISFGIGDPDIPTPNNVLNRLKSASDNPVHHRYPESEGLPEFRQAVSNFYKERFGVNLDHQTEVINLIGAKEGIAHAPLCFIDPGDKALVPNPAYPVYEIGTMFAGGESVFVDLLEKNDFLIDFSSIDTKTAREAKMLWINYPNNPTGAIANIDFFREAVEFCKEFDIALMHDACYTEVTYDGYVAPSILEVPGAMDISIEFHSLSKTANMTGWRVGSAVGNPDLINALMRVKSNIDSGLSQAIQEMGIEALSLSKDWIKGNNDIYKKRRDKVVSTLKEIGLDAVAPKATLYIWTRVPDGYTSASFTERLLEDVNVVVTPGNGYGTAGEGFIRLSLTIPDDQIDEGLKRLSQFTLN
- the hflX gene encoding GTPase HflX, whose translation is MKNYKTEIHKEKALLIAADQKKKCSKRKILESLSELRNLSISAGAEPILEIFQLLDKPLNTYVGSGKIIEIKSLIKKMHIDVCIFDDELNPSTQRDLEKKLNVKVIDRTALILDIFSKRAQSHEGKLQVELAQSEYLLPRLAGQWSHLERLGGGIGTRGPGETQIETDRRLIRGRIKRVKAGMKKVENTRTSQRSKRMTNNIINYSLVGYTNSGKSLLFNRLVKSNILSKNQLFSTLDTTTRKFFLQHNISSTISDTVGFINKLPTILVESFKSTLEEAVNADILLHVVDFAADDYLEKIKTVDLILEDLGLSEVPKLLIKNKIDLIDNINEIIDLDSSYLAQISTSAKNGIGFEELREALITSASIIKNENNYIYI
- a CDS encoding DUF4242 domain-containing protein encodes the protein MPKYIIERNIEGAADRKGNTGAVNSNKVLKEMNDEGKNIHWQHSYTTQDKVYCVYIADNPSLVLEHANRLGAPADKIEEIKGISDPTTGE
- a CDS encoding S41 family peptidase → MNNQFINTRNIFIMATIAIISFALGFFVNNYTSEGNLIADDNKEIVFEEKSRPNSVPENIKAFWEAYDFINDSYYDRSRIDDNKITDETVKTLIKTLDDKHSTYISPEKWEIASSDLSGSYQGIGAYVDMANDQSSVVIVAPISGGPAEAVGIKGGDKILKVDGVSIIGMTLTEAINLIRGPEGTSVLLTIERLNEFEPIEIKVTRAKIEQPSVNSDPVSETNYIKIRINQYTDSTPQELSEAFSEAIEIENASGIILDLRNNPGGLLGSAVDSTSLFLDSGVVTFEIDAKGKKTLWNVNGEVGKYSKIPMVTLVNGNSASGSEVMAGALQDYGRSVVIGEKTYGKGSVSLVRALSNGGGMFLTNAHWFTPNGRAIHDIGLEPDVVVELPDASSKASDFYDTQIEAAITQLDFETKN
- the smpB gene encoding SsrA-binding protein SmpB, giving the protein MSLAKNRKAYYDYEILDKFEAGLVLNGPEIKSIRNSNVSISESRVIINKGEAWLIGCHVAEYKFDSSSNQYDPIRDRKLLLHKNQIDKLGGAKTQKGLTIIPLSIYLKRNLVKIEIALARGKKKYDKRASIKEKDSNRTISRILKNKNS